In Cicer arietinum cultivar CDC Frontier isolate Library 1 chromosome 7, Cicar.CDCFrontier_v2.0, whole genome shotgun sequence, a single window of DNA contains:
- the LOC105852490 gene encoding uncharacterized protein, giving the protein MAKQHASILASGQVYTETCMTFMKSEIRKSNSHRVDSFDRSNHTFMVHETVVPKEGRLIGHFSVNLPNKWCNCGKYQAKHMPCSHVIATCSSIKYDYWSLISDVYKVETVLKVYSEAFQPIPNEGYWPQYEGVKVCHNRLMRRVKKCRPKTKRIRTEMNTTDRVPRKFELC; this is encoded by the coding sequence ATGGCAAAACAACAcgcatcaattttagcttctggtcAGGTATACACAGAAACATGCATGACTTTTATGAAATCGGAAATACGTAAATCAAATAGTCACAGAGTCGATAGTTTTGATCGAagcaaccatactttcatggtCCACGAGACAGTAGTTCCAAAAGAAGGGCGACTAATTGGTCATTTCAGTGTAAATCTTCCTAACAAGTGGTGCAACTGTGGaaaatatcaagctaaacatatgcctTGTTCACATGTGATAGCAACATGTTCTAGCATCAAATATGATTATTGGAGTCTTATATCTGATGTGTACAAGGTGGAAACAGTACTTAAAGTCTACAGTGAAGCGTTCCAACCGATACCAAACGAAGGATATTGGCCAcaatatgaaggtgttaaggtgtGTCACAATCGACTAATGCGGAGAGTCAAGAAATGTCGCCCAAAGACCAAACGCATTAGAACAGAAATGAACACTACAGATAGAGTCCCAAGAAAGTTCGAATTATGTTAG
- the LOC140918694 gene encoding uncharacterized protein yields MDPSIKVKVIIAQIQALYNYTISYRKAWLGKNKAIEQIYGNWEESYNQLPRWLLVMRTFAPGTIIKMETIPAYNEHVDGTWLYDKYKGTLLVAVAQDGNDNIISIAYALVEGYSINESTYRY; encoded by the exons atggacccttcaatcaaagtgaagGTCATTATTGCTCAGATTCAGGCTTTGTATAACTACACAATTAGTTATAGAAAAGCTTGGTTGGGAAAAAATAAGGCAATCGAACAAATTTATGGCAATTGGGAagagtcttacaatcaactTCCACGATGGTTATTAGTTATGCGAACGTTTGCTCCAGGAACCATTATTAAAATGGAAACAATCCCAGCTTATAATGAACATG TTGATGGAACTTGGTTATACGACAAGTATAAGGGAACTCTATTGGTAGCAGTTGCACAGGATGGGAACGATAATATCATTTCTATTGCTTATGctcttgtggaag GTTACTCAATCAATGAGTCTACATATCGATACTAA
- the LOC101505272 gene encoding protein DA1-related 1-like yields the protein MGWLTKLLKGSNHKYSGRGYHGKYGHDRNSNSRDNSADDLNDIEKEEIDRAIALSLSEEDPKGKKVIEDDSQSEDEELCPLDDEEDDHLGDVQQDEEEHVAKIQQDEDKNLDEVQLEEDEQLARAIQESLSIGSPPRSYTDSIFQPFTNLFPPVYRTCAGCNAEIGHGRFLSCMGAVWHPECFCCHACKLPITDYEYSMSGNRPYHKSCYKELHHPRCDVCKNFIPQNSAGLIEYRAHPFWLQKYCPSHERDGTPRCCSCQRMESTDTKYLLLDDGRKLCLECLDSAIMDTHECQPLYLEIQEFYEGLHMKIEQQIPMLLVERQALNEAMEGEKNGHHHLPETRGLCLSEEQTIPTILRRPSIGAGYRVIDMITEPFRLIRRCEVTAILVLYGLPRLLTGSILAHEMMHAWLRLKGYGNLRPEVEEGICQVLAHMWLDSEIYSGSGTEEASSSSSSSSSSTSSPPSSSSKKGKRSDFEKELGKFFKHQIESDSSSAYGDGFREGNQAVLKFGLRRTLDHIRITGSFP from the exons ATGGGTTGGCTTACCAAGTTGCTAAAGGGTTCCAACCATAAATATTCAGGACGAGGATACCACGGGAAATATGGACATGACAGAAATTCGAATAGTCGCGATAATTCAGCG GATGATTTGAATGATATTGAGAAAGAAGAAATTGATCGTGCAATAGCGCTATCTCTTTCAGAGGAGGATCCCAAAGGGAAAAAAGTTATAG AGGACGACTCTCAATCTGAAGATGAGGAACTATGTCCACTAGACGACGAAGAAGATGACCATCTTGGTGATGTTCAACAAGACGAAGAAGAGCATGTTGCTAAAATTCAACAGGATGAAGATAAAAATCTCGATGAAGTTCAACTCGAGGAAGATGAACAACTTGCCAGGGCAATTCAAGAAAGTTTGAGCATTGGTTCTCCGCCCCGATCTTACACTGATTCTATATTTCAACCTTTTACAAACCTCTTTCCACCCGTGTACAG AACCTGTGCCGGCTGCAATGCTGAAATTGGCCATGGAAGATTTTTGAGTTGCATGGGAGCTGTCTGGCATCCAGAATGTTTTTGTTGCCATGCTTGCAAACTGCCAATCACTGATTATGAG TATTCTATGTCTGGAAATCGGCCTTACCATAAGTCGTGCTATAAGGAGCTGCATCACCCAAGGTGTGATGTTTGCAAGAACTTT ATTCCGCAAAATTCAGCTGGCCTCATTGAGTATAGAGCACATCCTTTCTGGCTACAAAAATATTGTCCGTCACACGAGCGTGATGGCACTCCTCGTTGTTGTAGCTGTCAGAGAATGGAG TCAACGGACACAAAATATCTGTTGCTTGATGATGGTCGAAAGCTGTGCCTTGAGTGTCTCGATTCGGCTATTATGGATACTCATGAATGCCAACCTCTCTATCTTGAAATTCAAGAATTTTATGAAGGTTTGCATATGAAAATAGAGCAGCAAATTCCTATGCTTTTGGTTGAGAGACAAGCACTGAATGAAGCCATGGAGGGGGAGAagaat GGTCATCACCACTTACCTGAAACTAGAGGACTTTGCTTGTCAGAAGAGCAAACTATCCCCACT ATTTTAAGGAGACCAAGTATAGGGGCAGGCTACCGGGTCATAGATATGATAACTGAACCTTTTAGGCTGATACGTCGATGTGAAGTGACAGCCATACTTGTTTTGTATGGCCTTCCTAG gtTACTGACAGGATCAATCCTGGCTCATGAAATGATGCATGCTTGGCTTAGACTTAAAG GCTATGGAAATCTGAGGCCAGAAGTTGAAGAAGGAATATGTCAAGTCTTAGCTCATATGTGGTTAGATTCAGAGATCTATTCTGGCTCAGGAACTGAAGAAGCGTCATCATCTTCGTCTTCATCGTCATCATCAACGTCATCACCTCCCTCCTCCTCGTCAAAGAAGGGTAAACGGTCGGACTTTGAGAAGGAACttggtaaattttttaaacaccaAATTGAGTCAGATAGCTCATCAGCATATGGTGATGGATTCAGAGAGGGTAACCAGGCAGTGCTTAAATTTGGGCTTAGAAGAACCCTTGACCATATCCGAATTACCGGAAGTTTTCCGTAA